One window of Phycisphaeraceae bacterium genomic DNA carries:
- a CDS encoding aldehyde dehydrogenase family protein, with the protein MSNRLDVLKTYKLYIDGKFPRTESGRTMIVESGGGGGRKGSVFAHLCKASRKDLREAVEAARKAQPGWAGATAYLRGQILYRIAEMLEGKKRELVEAIEAVGTKKKSAKGIGAEEEVLASIDRLICFAGWADKYAQVLGCNNPVAGPYYNFTAPEPSGVVAVLAPDEAPLLAFVSLIAPALCAGNSVVALASEKNPVPAAVFAEACATGDVPGGVLNILTGVRSELLPIIAAHRDIDAIHAANMTVEETSTLKMGAAENIKRVVVRTVPDWLDTSDAHSPWRIEPLIDFKTMWHPASA; encoded by the coding sequence ATGAGTAACCGGCTCGATGTCCTCAAGACGTACAAACTCTATATCGACGGCAAATTCCCGCGCACCGAATCGGGGCGCACGATGATTGTTGAGTCGGGTGGGGGCGGGGGTAGGAAGGGAAGCGTCTTCGCGCATCTGTGCAAGGCGAGCCGAAAGGATTTGCGCGAGGCGGTCGAGGCGGCGCGCAAGGCGCAGCCGGGTTGGGCGGGCGCGACGGCGTATCTCCGCGGGCAGATTCTGTACCGCATCGCGGAGATGCTCGAAGGCAAGAAGCGAGAGCTCGTCGAGGCGATCGAGGCTGTCGGCACGAAGAAGAAGAGCGCGAAGGGCATCGGCGCAGAAGAAGAAGTGCTCGCATCGATCGATCGGCTGATCTGTTTCGCCGGTTGGGCGGACAAGTACGCGCAGGTGCTCGGCTGCAACAACCCGGTCGCGGGACCGTATTACAACTTCACGGCGCCCGAGCCTTCCGGCGTTGTCGCGGTGCTCGCGCCCGATGAAGCGCCCTTGCTCGCCTTTGTTTCTCTGATTGCGCCAGCGCTTTGCGCGGGTAATTCGGTGGTTGCGCTCGCGAGCGAGAAGAATCCGGTTCCTGCCGCGGTCTTTGCGGAAGCGTGTGCGACCGGCGATGTGCCCGGCGGCGTACTCAACATTCTGACGGGTGTGCGTTCTGAGTTGCTGCCGATCATCGCGGCGCACCGGGATATCGATGCGATTCACGCCGCGAACATGACCGTGGAAGAGACGAGCACGCTGAAAATGGGCGCAGCGGAGAACATCAAGCGTGTGGTCGTGCGCACGGTTCCCGACTGGCTCGATACATCGGATGCGCACAGCCCGTGGCGGATCGAACCGCTCATCGACTTCAAGACGATGTGGCACCCTGCGTCGGCGTGA
- the fliD gene encoding flagellar filament capping protein FliD: MGTITSGVGIFSGIDSGSIISQLLAIDAQPKTIIQQRVAQLQSQTAAILGINSRLSALRTAVEKFRTANPFDNNAATSSDDKVIGASASVTAAAGTYSFLVDRLVSSQQLLSRGFADKTSTAVGAGTISLVSAKSRLDGDTALADLNDGAGINRGKIVLTDSAGSSATIDLSKAAYVSDVLDAINNNGNAKVTAKVVDDKLVLTDGAAGVGQLRVAESSGTTAASLGILGQGTGTITGSSLRSISSNTLLASLNDGRGINLSNSSGPGRSDVTLKVDRGGSVTLVNVNLGEVKPADTVLEGPVSTLGGALKRINDAFAAKGLTGIAASIDSDGKRLKIVDSLGGTITGSEVASGTAARDLGLLGSATGTLTGTRIASGINSALGSSLNGGTGISGDGNIDFILGDLSSFSVTIDKGATLSEIAAQIETASISGGQKRVSVGLSENGLGLVVKDLVGGGGGLTIGGTPGADTAASLGISAGAVASGIVNGSDLGRAVIGTGTLLTTLVPGGTLSAGTMRITDATGAVATVSYDPTINKSVGDLIAQINSSNLAIKASINSTGDGILITDTAASGTGLSKIKIEDTKGTLAKDLSIAGTASGTGADNKIDGTSRKKITLTATDTLQSLVDKINASGGSVKAAIVQTGSGATPYQLSLFSSTSGRDGRFVVDSSALDLGLKTLDAGENARVFYGGTDLAKSVLLTSSSNTLDNVVSGVKIDLKGTSTSLVNVSVQRDSAGLEKALGDMADAFNSVVTSINSQSGYDTDTKKAGPLLGDATALNVRSQLFSLIQSSPQGVSGKYQSLAQVGFKIGTGGTVTFDKDAFRAAMAEDPASVKALVSARVVDPNSGTSTVNGNDNITVKDTSGKLTFTQLGLAGKLEEFTKSMLDSISGTLTLRKKTLDEQVTAQNTRIAAIDRQLAAKRTVLQAQFLRMEQAIGQLQQQQTALSGLNK; the protein is encoded by the coding sequence ATGGGCACGATCACCAGTGGCGTCGGCATTTTCAGCGGAATCGACAGCGGCTCGATTATCAGCCAGTTGCTGGCCATTGATGCGCAGCCCAAGACCATCATCCAGCAGCGGGTTGCGCAGCTCCAGTCGCAGACCGCCGCGATCCTCGGAATCAATTCGAGGCTCTCCGCCCTGCGCACCGCGGTTGAAAAGTTCCGGACCGCCAACCCATTCGACAACAACGCGGCGACATCGAGCGACGACAAGGTGATCGGGGCGAGCGCGAGCGTCACCGCCGCCGCGGGAACCTATTCGTTTCTCGTCGATCGGCTGGTGAGTTCGCAGCAGTTGCTCAGCCGCGGCTTTGCCGACAAGACTTCGACGGCCGTGGGCGCGGGGACCATCTCGCTGGTTTCTGCGAAGTCGAGGCTCGACGGGGACACGGCCCTCGCCGATCTGAACGACGGCGCCGGGATCAATCGCGGCAAGATCGTTCTGACCGATTCCGCCGGATCCAGCGCAACCATCGATCTCAGCAAAGCCGCCTACGTCAGCGACGTGCTCGACGCGATCAACAACAACGGCAATGCGAAGGTGACGGCAAAGGTCGTGGATGACAAGCTCGTGTTGACCGACGGCGCCGCCGGCGTGGGCCAGTTGAGAGTCGCCGAGTCCTCCGGCACGACCGCCGCGAGCCTGGGCATTCTCGGTCAGGGGACCGGAACGATCACCGGTTCTTCACTGCGGAGCATCTCGAGCAACACGCTCCTCGCTTCGCTCAACGACGGGCGCGGGATCAATCTCTCGAATTCCTCCGGGCCGGGCCGCTCGGATGTGACGCTGAAGGTCGATCGCGGCGGATCCGTCACGCTGGTGAACGTCAACCTCGGCGAGGTGAAGCCCGCCGATACCGTGCTCGAAGGGCCCGTTTCAACGCTGGGCGGCGCGCTCAAACGCATCAACGACGCGTTCGCCGCCAAGGGGCTGACCGGTATCGCCGCGTCGATTGACTCCGATGGAAAGCGGCTGAAGATCGTCGACTCGCTCGGCGGCACGATCACCGGTTCCGAGGTCGCCAGCGGCACCGCGGCGCGCGATCTCGGTTTGCTCGGCAGCGCGACCGGAACGCTGACGGGTACGCGCATCGCCAGCGGCATCAACTCGGCGCTCGGCTCGAGCCTCAACGGAGGTACAGGGATCTCGGGCGACGGCAATATCGACTTCATTCTCGGCGACCTCTCGAGTTTCAGCGTCACGATCGATAAGGGCGCGACGCTGAGCGAGATCGCGGCGCAGATCGAAACGGCGTCGATCTCCGGCGGTCAGAAGCGCGTATCGGTCGGACTAAGCGAAAACGGGCTCGGCCTCGTCGTCAAAGACCTCGTCGGGGGCGGCGGCGGGCTGACCATTGGCGGCACCCCCGGCGCGGACACGGCGGCGTCGCTTGGAATCTCGGCGGGCGCCGTCGCGAGCGGCATCGTCAATGGATCTGATCTTGGTCGCGCCGTGATCGGCACGGGAACCCTGCTGACGACGCTGGTACCGGGCGGCACTCTCTCCGCCGGAACGATGCGCATCACCGATGCGACCGGCGCCGTCGCGACCGTCTCGTACGACCCCACGATCAACAAGTCCGTCGGTGATCTCATCGCGCAGATCAACAGCTCGAATCTTGCGATCAAAGCCTCGATCAACTCCACGGGCGACGGAATCCTGATCACCGACACCGCGGCATCCGGCACCGGGCTCTCCAAGATCAAGATCGAAGATACCAAGGGCACCCTCGCGAAAGACCTGTCGATCGCGGGAACCGCGAGCGGAACGGGCGCAGACAACAAGATCGACGGCACGAGTCGCAAGAAGATCACGCTCACCGCGACCGACACGCTCCAGAGTCTCGTGGACAAGATCAACGCCTCGGGCGGCAGCGTCAAGGCCGCGATCGTGCAGACAGGTTCGGGCGCGACGCCGTACCAGCTGAGCCTGTTCAGCAGCACTTCGGGGCGTGACGGGCGGTTCGTTGTCGATTCGTCGGCGCTCGATCTCGGGCTCAAGACCCTCGACGCGGGCGAGAACGCACGGGTGTTCTATGGCGGCACGGACCTCGCGAAATCGGTCCTGCTCACCAGCTCGAGCAACACGCTCGACAACGTCGTCTCCGGCGTGAAGATCGATCTCAAGGGCACCAGCACCAGCCTTGTCAACGTCAGCGTGCAGCGCGACAGCGCCGGACTCGAGAAGGCGCTCGGCGACATGGCCGACGCGTTCAATTCCGTCGTCACCAGCATCAACTCGCAGAGCGGCTACGACACCGACACGAAAAAGGCAGGACCGCTGCTCGGTGACGCGACGGCGCTCAACGTGCGCAGCCAGTTATTCAGCCTGATCCAGAGTTCACCCCAGGGTGTCAGCGGGAAGTATCAGTCGCTCGCGCAGGTCGGATTCAAGATCGGAACCGGCGGCACAGTGACCTTTGACAAAGACGCGTTCCGTGCCGCGATGGCGGAAGACCCCGCGTCGGTCAAGGCGCTCGTGTCGGCACGCGTGGTCGACCCGAACTCGGGGACGAGCACGGTCAACGGAAACGACAACATCACGGTGAAGGACACCAGCGGCAAACTCACGTTCACGCAGCTTGGTCTTGCCGGCAAACTCGAGGAATTCACGAAGAGCATGCTGGATTCGATCAGCGGCACGCTCACGCTGCGGAAAAAGACACTGGATGAACAGGTCACCGCGCAGAACACGCGGATCGCGGCGATCGACCGCCAATTGGCCGCCAAACGAACGGTTCTCCAGGCCCAGTTCCTCCGGATGGAGCAGGCAATCGGCCAGTTGCAGCAGCAGCAGACCGCGCTCTCGGGTTTGAACAAGTAG
- a CDS encoding GNAT family N-acetyltransferase produces the protein MTEHFASPTVSSRRKWIDTMVLPGLVAWRGDARVGIAIHTEMRPGAECELVALASQATRGGVGSVLLAEFMQSAREARCSKLVLTTSNDNLDAMRLYQRRGWRFVRIYPGAMDDARREKPEIPAIGAYGIPMRDDVEFEYDLGTEQTP, from the coding sequence TTGACGGAACATTTTGCGAGTCCGACCGTCAGTTCGCGGCGGAAGTGGATCGACACGATGGTGCTTCCGGGGCTTGTCGCTTGGCGGGGTGATGCGCGCGTGGGCATCGCGATTCACACGGAAATGCGACCGGGGGCGGAATGCGAACTTGTGGCGCTGGCATCGCAGGCGACCCGGGGCGGTGTAGGGTCGGTGTTGCTGGCGGAGTTCATGCAAAGCGCGCGCGAGGCTCGGTGCTCGAAGCTGGTGCTGACGACGAGCAACGACAATCTGGATGCGATGCGGCTCTATCAGCGCCGGGGCTGGCGATTTGTCCGCATCTATCCCGGAGCCATGGACGACGCCCGTCGCGAGAAGCCCGAAATCCCGGCGATCGGGGCGTACGGGATTCCGATGCGCGACGATGTGGAGTTTGAATACGATCTGGGCACGGAGCAGACGCCATGA
- a CDS encoding flagellar protein FliS, with the protein MSVATHSANSYLRTRVMTASREELRLLLLEGAIKFVMQAREGLLARNFEQVFSGTDNARNIIVELITGVQSAPNPDLAERVRSLYTFFYVRLTEASFEKSVEKFDEVIGLLEYERETWVLLMEKVAAEKAGVERAVADSLPEGEPGSGPFSVEG; encoded by the coding sequence ATGAGCGTCGCCACCCACAGCGCCAATTCGTATTTGCGGACGCGGGTCATGACGGCCTCGCGCGAAGAACTCCGCCTTCTTCTGCTCGAGGGAGCGATCAAATTCGTGATGCAGGCCAGGGAGGGCTTGCTTGCGCGTAATTTCGAGCAGGTGTTCAGCGGCACCGACAACGCCCGCAACATCATCGTCGAGTTGATCACCGGCGTGCAGAGCGCGCCGAACCCCGATCTTGCCGAGCGTGTTCGATCGCTCTACACGTTTTTCTACGTCCGGCTGACCGAGGCGAGCTTTGAGAAGAGCGTCGAGAAATTCGACGAGGTCATCGGCCTGCTCGAATACGAGCGCGAAACCTGGGTGCTGTTGATGGAAAAAGTGGCGGCAGAGAAAGCCGGTGTCGAACGCGCTGTTGCTGATTCCCTGCCGGAAGGCGAGCCGGGCTCCGGTCCGTTCAGCGTCGAAGGCTGA